The nucleotide sequence TCAAAGCCAAAGGAGGCGGGATTACCAATATTGAGTTTTAATATGCGATGACCTTCATCTTCAAGGCGGCGAGCTTCCTTGTGTACAGGGCCGCGGATGTCATAACAGACTGAATCTAACTTGTTTGATTTGATAATTGGGCGCATCCACAACCTCTAAAATGCTAAGTCGGTATAAGGGCTTATTCTAGCCGTACTTAGGTAAAACATAAGTAGTGGGACAATAGCGAATAATGTACTGCTTGAGAAGTACTTTACAGGGATTTTAATGCTTGATTCAAAAAATATTTTAGTTCAACACACTAAAAGTGAGGTTTTAGGAATGTGCAATCAGTGTTTAATGTGGAGTAAGGTTGACGTTTTGGTGTGATCGTCTGTTACGCCGTTCAGCTGAAACAAAAAAGCCAGTGTTAAACACTGGCTCTTATCAAGCTGTTATGAACAAAGCACGGTTAGTGCTTAGACACGCTTTTTAAATTCATTGGTGCGAGTGTCGATTTCAATCATGTCGCCGGTTTTAACGAAATCAGCAACACTCAGTGTAGCGCCACCAGAGACAGTAGCAGGCTTCATTACTTTACCAGAAGTATCTCCACGTGCTGAAGGCTCAGTGTAAGTGACTTCACGTGCGATAGTGATAGGCAGTTCAACAGAGATAGCCTTACCTTCGTAGAAAGTAACATGACAAATGTCTTCCATACCATCAACGATGTAAGCAGCGGCATCACCAAGATTGTCTGCTTCTACATCATACTGGTTGTATTCAGAATCCATAAATACATACATAGGATCTGCAAAATACGAATAGGTACACTCAAGACGTTCAAGGATAATATCGTCTAACTTATCTTCACCTTTGAACGTTGATTCAGTACTTGAGTCGATAAGTACGTTCTTTAACTTCA is from Shewanella sp. MTB7 and encodes:
- the efp gene encoding elongation factor P; translated protein: MKTAHEIRPGNVIMLNGSPWVVQKTETTRSGRNAAIVKLKLKNVLIDSSTESTFKGEDKLDDIILERLECTYSYFADPMYVFMDSEYNQYDVEADNLGDAAAYIVDGMEDICHVTFYEGKAISVELPITIAREVTYTEPSARGDTSGKVMKPATVSGGATLSVADFVKTGDMIEIDTRTNEFKKRV